The Fodinibius saliphilus genomic interval AAATTCCGCTTCCAACCCCACCAAGCGTGAAGTTTAGTACAGCAGGTAAGCGCCATACATTTTGGTGTATTGGTTGTAAGGTGTTGGCTATTTCTCTCATCTTATTTCATGTTATTTTTTAGGGTATAATCCTCTGGAAGGATGTACCACAAAGAGGGGGCAGTTCCAACTTCCGGATGTAGGCATTCTACATTTTCTTCTCTTACCATTTTGGATATGTTACTATTTGGATTTTCCAAATCCCCAAAATGCAATGCTTTAGAACTACACATGTTTACACAAGATGGTGTTGCTTCAATATCTATACCTGGCATTAGGCCCTGTTGTAACCCCGCATCCACTTTTACAACACAAAAATTACACTTTGTACAGGTTCCCAAGAATGATTGGAGATCTTCGTCATTAACTTTTTCATCAATTGGGTTATTATCATCTAGTTCTACTATTGACCTGGTGTTATATGGACATCCAACTATGCAGTATCCACACCCTGTACACAAATCCGGATCAATATCGACGATACCATCGGGTCGTTGATAAGTTGCTTTGGTAGGACAAACCTCAAGGCAGGGGGCGTTTTCACATTGCATGCAGCTCATCGGCAGAGAAATACGTATTTCATCTTTAACGTGATCTATTCCGAAATCAAAAACATTTCTGCGGCTCCCTCTAGGTACATTATTGGTTTGCGTGCAAGCGACTTCACATGCTTTGCAGTTGATACATTGTTCCAGATCTATGATCATTCCCCATTTAGGCATAAAAAACCTCTCTCCAGTTCATTAATTATCTATTTGTTTTTTAAGATGATCAGCCAGTCGCAGAGATAATGCTACAGCGGTTAAAACGGGGTTTGCATATCCTACCGTGGGATAAACTGACGGACCTGCTATAAATAAATTTAGTATTCCATGTACTCTGCAATTGGGATCGACGACTCCATTTTCCGGGGATTCGTGCATGCGCGTCGTACCCATATTATGCCAACCACCATGAATGTCAGGAGGTGGCAC includes:
- a CDS encoding 4Fe-4S dicluster domain-containing protein, whose amino-acid sequence is MPKWGMIIDLEQCINCKACEVACTQTNNVPRGSRRNVFDFGIDHVKDEIRISLPMSCMQCENAPCLEVCPTKATYQRPDGIVDIDPDLCTGCGYCIVGCPYNTRSIVELDDNNPIDEKVNDEDLQSFLGTCTKCNFCVVKVDAGLQQGLMPGIDIEATPSCVNMCSSKALHFGDLENPNSNISKMVREENVECLHPEVGTAPSLWYILPEDYTLKNNMK